DNA from Tripterygium wilfordii isolate XIE 37 chromosome 15, ASM1340144v1, whole genome shotgun sequence:
ACAAAAAGTATGCCCTGTGTGACCTTTGATGGTCAAGAATAACAAAGGACAGCGCTAGCGCCAATGTGTTGAAAGACAACTGCACCCAGCTTTTGAGGACAAAACTGGAAGAGCATCCTTGCTTAAATAAGGGAAGACCAAAAGCTATCCCCAGTATAAGCATAGGGGACATTCACTGATTCACATACCGAAAGAGTGTGTAATTCTAATATAAACTTCAATCAGTTTGAGAACCAGTCTTAAATTAGGTTATCAAACCCCAATgggtaaaaaaaagaaacatcacAGTATCATACAGTGCAcaagtgaaaagaaaagaaaaggaaaagcgTTAATGTCATAATCAAATTAACAAAGAGTTCATAAAGTTCCCAAAGAATTTTAAACGAATTTTTCTctttaatgaaaataaaataaatatattttaactaaggaaaaaaaacactccTAACAATCAGCAATAATAAGGATGAAAATTActtaatacttaatagattTAATGTGATcaaaataatttcattaaaatatcCATTCCAGTATCAAACAGATATTTGTTTtactgaaaataaaaattacaattttgaaAGTCACTTCATAGGATTTTATCAAGAGGATTCGAGCTCGTCTACCAACTAATCATTTTGAACTTACAACTGGTCTTGGAAGTAAGCATATTCAAGAAAAGAATTGCTAGAAAACTCCCACAATGTTGCATCTGTTTTGTTCTCTCATTTAtaagaaatagaaaaacaacTTACAACTGAAATAGCCTTTATATTCAGGAACCAAAGTAGCAGCTACCATCAATCTCCTACTAATTGCCAAAATGTTAGAATTCATGATCCTTCTCCACAAAACAAGAAAGCATCGAAGAATCTATGTTGAAATCCTCATCTTCATGAGCCCAGAACCGGCAAGCCACTACCTTCATGTGTCATGAAGATATTAACCAATAATAAGGGACCAAGAATGTCACGCTTTGGCCTTTGCAACTAATTTAGCCAAAACTATAATCCTCCAAAAGGTGATCAGGCATCCCCATCTCTTGAAAGAGGCAGCCAAATTAAACAGTAATTCTCCAAGAGTATTAAGAACTATTAGGAGGGCTTGCTTACTGACGGCACTTAAAAACTTCTTTTCAGATTTTAAAAATATCACTTTTTCACCTGCTATCTAGTGTATATATAACCAGTTCCTTCATGTGCTTCTCTacccagaaaaaagaaaaataaaaagtcaaTACAACTAAAAGTCAGCCACCACTACATAATGAACACATAGCATTCAACACTTCGACTCCTTTCCTTTGGCAGCAACCCAAATGAACACCATGAAATGCGTCCGAGAAAACATCAATATACAAAACGAGAACACAACCAGCGAAAGCATAACACAGTATACAAAAACGAAAGAATTCAGAACATAGAAAAGGCGTTAAATTCAACTCACCCAACATCTGGCTGGCTCTTGAATAACGTATGATCAGGTAGGGCACTAACGTGGAAAAAGGCCCCTAAAATGCTGGTCATTTCGATGACACGACCATTCAAGTAAACCCCTTTCGGTATCCACCATGGATGACTGACCAGAGACTTTGCTCCAACAGGAAAGCTAACTAAGAATTGCAATGCTCGTAATGGCCGCTGAAAATTCCCCAAAGCCGTCACTTTAACCACGTTTTCCCTCAAATCCTCATACAGTCCCTTCAGTATTGGGTCAAGTGTATCGAAATCTGCATCTCTGAAGAACTCCTCCAAAAACCCAGGCGGGCACTGGACCCCGCCACCACTACCAAACCCATCCACAGCCGCATAAATCAGCGGCAAGAGAGGCGAAGCGTTGCGCTTACCACTCAGGTTTCCGCTAGAGAACAGCTCGGGGTTCCCTAAGTGGATTCTACAATACGAAACACAGAGCTTCTTCAGCTGCTTAATCACGTTCTCCATCTCCGACCGCAAATTCTTGTCCTTCATCGACACGATCTTCTTCGACTCCTCGTGCGCGCGTTTGTAGCAGCCAAGTAAGTAATCAAATGGAGGCTCCACGACTGGAAACTGGCCGGAGAGGCGATCGATAAGGATACGCTCCATGAGGTCGCGCGAGAGCCTCAATTCCCAGCCCTCGCTGAGAATCTCGGCCGCGGTCATCTCCAAGTAGACGATTCGAGAATCGTTTATGTCTCCGGTATCAGTGAGCGACACAAGGAGGATTTTGCGGAGGATTATGTCCTCCACCTCCTCCGGTGACCTTTGAGGTCTCTGAGTCGCCATAGCACATAAagataagaaattaaataataaagcTCAAATTTTTATACACTATTTGTTATCTTAGGACAGATGAGATTTGATTTTCTCGGGAAACTGAAGGAAAATTTTGAGAAGATAGAGAGGTTCAGGTCAGACAGGACTTTTTAAGCAAGGAAGCAAATGTTTGGACGACTTCGGAAGAAATCTGTTGAGTTTCAACTACAGCTTCGGACGGAGaagatgcaatttgaaacgacGTCGTACAAGTGAAGTACCTAGAGGCTAGAGGCTAGAGGAGTGCCAGCCAGACTGCCAGGTTACCAGGTAagatcatgattcatgaatcaTGACATAGGATTGGACTGGGCTTggaccttctttttctttgggtTCTGAAAAATGGGCTTTGGAGAAGTATTAAACGAGGGTAAAAAATAGAAGGGTccattcttgtttttgtttttgtttgttttaataaacaaagtgtggattttcttttttaccCTATACTTCATCGGATAACTAACTAATAAACCCCGAGTCACATAAAAGACTCCACAACTCAATGGACCTCTATAACTAGATGGATCAGTTAAGACCTAAGCCAAGACCCAACACAACACACGAGAACACGCAGGATGACATTCTCACACGCAGAGTTGAGCCATGACCACTCATGGGACTTGATAAGAAAATACAAAGGGATAACTTTGCAAGGAAACACATTTAAACTTATAATCAAAGCAAGCAATAACCAGTTGAGACAAGAAATGTTAAAAGAGGTTGATTATTATCATAAGAAACGATCCAACTAGAGAATCACCAAGTACATCATCTACTTGAAAAACTCCAGAACCCAAAAGTTGCAGACAAAGCACGCAAATCCGACCCCCTTAAATCCAGCTCCAGTTGCTAACTCTATGATCTCTGTTTGATTTCTCTCCTTTCCTCCAGGATTCTGAGTCATCATTAGCACATCCAACGCAGAAGTAGCTCGCACGGTAAAACTAGTCTCGAGGATGATTGGAAGTATTGCCTCTACAACAATTACCTTTCCATCATCAGGAATTGCATTGTAACAATTCTTCAATAGCTTCAAGCAGTGTTCATCACTCCAGTCATGCAGTATCCACTACAAAACAtttcgaagaaaaaaaatgtcgaTGCAATGCATAAAAAAGACCGAGTCTTATAAAAAAATCGCCTGCACAAACTACACAACTTACCTTCAGGAAAATAGCGTCTCCTTTTGGAACACTTTCAAACATGTCTCCTCCTACATGTTCCACCCCTGCAACATAAATATAGCAATGTTTTTTAGATGAATTATCGATCGATATCAGCAGTACTAGTTTCTTGACGCCGAAGATAACAAAAGCGTACCAGGATATGATGGAGCATGTTGTATAACATGAGGAAGGTCAAAGTTGATACCAGCAATAGAAGGGTATTTGGAGGTGATAAGGCTCAAAGTGACACCAAGACCACCACCAACATCAACTACCTTGTTGAGTTTCTCAAACCCTTCGTATTTTTCAAGGATCTGTTTCACAACTATGGTTGTGTGGTTTACCATTGCTGTGTTGAACACTTGATTGAACCTGGAGTCCTTGCCTGGGTAATCGAAGGCGTGCATTCCGTGCACCCGGTTAAATGGAATTCCTCCTTCAAGAACTGCATCTTTCAACTGGCTCCTATATAGGAATTGACATTCAACATGGAATCAAAGATCATAAAACACAACAATTATTAAGTAGAGGAACTATATATGGTATTAACCTATATTTGATCCCCACAAATTTGATACTACAGAAGACACAACAAGAAGTATAGTCAACATGTGATTTTAAACAGTTGACTATAAAATCAGCTAAATTATAGGGCGCTGAAGTTTTTGGGTACAGTGGAACCCACCCAGGCTGCTCACCGGAAAATTGATCGTGGCATTCGCACAGTTGAGCTAGGCTCATCTCGTAAATTGCAATAATAAAAACACCTATGAGGACTTTAAATCACAACCTCCTGCTTACACTAAGAGTTATCGTGGTCAAGTTTGCTAGCTAAGAGTTATCATGGTCAAGTTCGCTATCCTAGACGACCCTTTGTTGGGGCATTAAAGCTGCCAAACTAGAATAGTGATTTTGTAACCCCACTATTCCCCTCTATCTGAAGTCTGAACCTTATGACTGTGGGTCATGGACGTAGATGGGTAGGCAGGTGTTTCCTTCCTACTACAAGTCAGTAAACATAGATGGTGGGTCTTCCTAAATTACATTGGTTTCGGATTTATATGAGCGGTAGCAGTACAATGCACGACACCATGGCTACGCCCAATTTTCACTAAGAAAAATTAGGGTTAGAGAGAGTGAAAAACTGACCAGCTTTCCAAAAAGACTTTGTCTTGAATCAAAGCCATCAATCGTCCCAATGAAACACCATCTTCATTCTTGACAAAGTATTTAGTCACAGGAGTCAACCCATAGAGTCTCCGAAATAACCCAGATCCAGATCCAtgaccatcatcatcaacatagCAAGCAACAACAGAGTGGGAAGCCAGAAGATTGAGAATCCTTTCAATCATCATAGGAGCATCTGGGTTTTTGGTAGGCATTTGTTTTGCAATCTCAGAAGAGGACAATCTGGCACCTTTACCTGCCTTGGCTAAAATCTCAAAAACCTCCAACTCAATCGCTGCATACAAAGCCATTGGTAGCACTGAGGAATTCACTAGTTCCATAGCATACGAAAAATGTTCATCTTCCACTCCATTCGCCATCACTGCCTAGTCGTTGTTGAGGCTCTAATCTCTGTGTCTTTGTCACAATTTTTATACGGAATGCGAACACACGAGGACGAGGTGTTCACAATTGGGTGGGGGCCAAGATATAAGGATAGTGATGGTGGGTGGGGCATTGTTGGATAAAGGACAAAATCTTCTTTTAATATTTGAAACGTGATTTTATCTAAAAATTtgttgaaattatatatatatatatattcatagaaaattttcattcatgCATCTTAAAAGCCTCACTTTTGATAATGACCCTTCAAGCCACAAGTAATAGTGGTAGATAACTACTGGCAAAGTGACAATGAAATATGACTTGTCAGTATCTGTACAAGAAAACATGTTTGAGAGGGGAGTAAGCCTAAATCTCGGACTAAAAACCCTTTAGAAAAGCTCACACCAAACGGGTAGGGTGTATGAAGTGGGATAAATCCACGAAACCAAGATTTTACAAGGACATATCATGGTTGGTTGGTTCAAAATCTCGACGGTGAGCAGCATAAGTCTTGAGTACAAGGAGATAACTAACTAGGCTATCGTGCAGGGTGGTCAATGGTGAGAGTAAATCTCGGATCGAAAACCAGTCAGAACAGCTCACACCAAACAGGTAGAGTCCATGAAGTGGGATAATTATACGAAACCAGGATTTCACAATGAAATATTTTGACTAGTTGGTTAAAAATCCCAACCTTGGGCACCATAAATCCTAAGTGCAAGAAGATAACCAACTAAACTACCGCGAAGTCCGCAAAGTGGTTATTATGGTTCTAATTCCATTTGTGTGAATTTATCTTTTGACATTCTCATAATTTTATCAATGTGAAATTTCATCCATCACATATTCCTCCTATTAAGAATGTGAAACCTCTCGCGGATTTATATAGTCGATCTCAAATCGCATGGAACAAAACTcaaaagatgatgatgatgatgatgatgatgatctaaCTACAAACATTACACTTCTCTACCGGCTACTTacccttatctttttttttaataacatgAAACCCACCCAACTATTCATCAAATAACTAGTTGATAAACTCTGACCACCACGTGAAAGACCCCACAACCCCATCATctatgtgtgtctatatatatacacgcgaGCACACATATGTTGAACAGCTGTGATGAAGACCAAGGTAgactttaaaaagaaaattttcactttgACAACATTCTTCAAATGCTTATTTTAATGTCTTTAGCAGAAGACACAATTACAAGAAAAATTATGCAAGGCACACCATCTACTTATAAAACTCCATAACCCAAAAGTTGCAGACAAAACACTCAAATCTGATGCCACTAAATCCAGCTCTGGTTGCCAAAGCCGTGAATTCTTGTCTCGTGCGCTCCTTTCCTCCTGGGTTAACAGTCATCATAATCACATCCATTTGGGAGACGGCTTTCACTTCAGTACTAGTGTTAGGCACGGCTGGAAGAATTGTGTCTACAACTATTAGTTTTCCATCATCTGGAATTGCATTGTAGCAGTTCTTCAACAGCTTCAAGCAATGATCGTCGCTCCAGTCATGCAGTATGAGCTACAAAAGGCATCAAAGAAAATGTTGATATAATGTATATATGTCACTAAAGCAACATGAAAGATTAATGgtgtaaattttaaaaaaaaaattgagaaaactCACCTTCATGAAAATGGCATCTCCCTTTGGAacactttcaaacatatctCCTCCTACTTGCTCCACACCTGCAACATAATAATCAAACTAAGAATTAGAGAACCTGAACCTGAACCTGAATGTACATGGATTGGAAACTAGTGAACATACCGGGATAGGATGGAGCATGCTTTATGACATGAGGCAAGTCAAAATTGATACCATGAATAGAAGGGTATTTGGAGGTGATCAAGCTTAGGTTGACTCCTAAACCACCACCAACATCAACCAACTTCTTGAGCTGCTCAAATCCTTTGTAGAACTCCAGGATATTCTTTACAACAATGGTTGTCTCATTGAACATTGCTGTGTTgaacatttgattaaattcaaGGTCCTTGCCTGCATATTCAAAGGAATTTGTCCCATGAACTCTGTTGAACGGAATTCCTCCTTCAAGAATTGCACCTTTCAGTTGGGACCTAAAGAGAGaattcagcaaaaaaaaaacaatcagaGATTATAGTTCAAACCATTAAGGCGTAGTAAGCAACAGAAGAACATTAATGGAGACAAAAAAACTGACCAGGTATCCAAGAAAACCTTTCCTTGAATCAAAGACGTCAAAGGACCTAATGAGACACCATCTTCATTGCAGACAAAAAATTTAGCCACAGGCGTCAAGCTATAGAGTCTCTGAGGAGAGGAACCATGGTCATCATCATTAACCACGGAGCAAGTAAACACAGAGTGAGTTGCCAGAAGCATGAGAATTTTGTCAAGCATCAGTGGTGCATCTGGGTTCTTGGTAGGCATTTGTGAAGCTATCTCTGAAGGTGATAGTTTAGCACCTTCACCTGCCTTGGACATGATCTCAAAAATGTCCAGTTCTATAGCTGTCTTCAAAGCCATGGGGAGTGCAGATGAGTTCGCCAGTTGCATAGCATACGAGAAGAGCTCTTGCTCTTTACTACCACCTTTGAATGCCTGGCCTTCTGCTGAATTCTCCATCACTGGCTATCTCTTCCACTCCGAAACCTTGGTGTGGCTTGGTTGTAGGCTTGTAGCATATCAAGTATCAACACCAACTTACCCAGTTTTCTCAAGTCAGTGACTTTAAAAAGCTTCATTTAATCTGGGGTCCCAATGGGTCGGAGACTTGTCTTGGGAGTTGTATCTTGGTTGCTGGCATGGCATATTGCCATATACTTGTAATGCAAATGAGTGGTGAGTCAAGTGTAGCGTGTCACTATGTCAGTTTATGCATTATTGAAGAGTGTAGTAAAGTGTGTGCCCTACAAACATAATTATATGATCGTCCTTACAATCTTAGGTACATACCCTTAATTATGCAAATGAATGTAGATAACAGATACTTCCATCTTCTCTAGCAACTACCAACTCAAACTCAATGAATTCTAGATGAatccttctctctctttgtaTCTATAACATTGCTATCTACACATAAGATAAATAAATTACTACAGTAACTACAAGCAGGACAATAAGAAGTACTATTCTCATTTTTTCCATCATCTATTCCTAAGAAATTTCAATAtagttaaaatttcaaaaaaaatctaaaatttatTTCTCACCTCATTTGAGGAGCTAAAGTGGATCTAAATAAGTTTCATGGTCTTTGGACTGAAATGAATCAACCTCACAGTCCTTAGATATCTGACAAACCCATATGTAAATGAAGTGCAGGGGAgggatatataatttattttactgGTAACCATTTGGGTACAAATGCACAATCTTATAATTGAGAATATTACAAGAGGAAGAGCTATTTACAACCCAAATGCGATGAAGGTATCTGATTAAAGGTACGTCTCCAACAGATCAAGAAATGGCAGACCCAGAAGGCTATACAAAGACAAGTGACAATAAGACTTGTTGTTTCCCAGCCAATAAAAAGATTGAAACAAATTATGCAAATTCTCTTGAATTCTAATATACAAAAATCATTCCTAAGCCCTTCCGCCCCATGAAAAACAAGACAGAAGAACAAGCAAATGTATTGGTGCACTACTGTAAAAGCTGCAGAAGATTTGCCATGACCACTTTGTGAAAAAATCATGAGAGGTTTGTTTATAAAGAAATATCTATGACCTGTTATCTCTCTTTAACAATGACTTACACTTCAGAATAGCTCATCATTGGAATTATCATCATCAGGCACCAGTGAGCCGCTAGGATTTGCAGGACCAAACAGCAACTCCAAGCAGAATTCAGACCCACATATTGCTCTACCTTTATTCCCAACCTTATCCAAATCTCGAAGAGATAACTGCAAGAAGAAACCATATATCCAGATAAAAGTAGATACAGGGCTCTGTCTTTCTCTAATGAATGGCGAAATAGTGTTGCTTCACACAAAGTACTGTTTGTTTACAAACACTTGGCAAAGCTAAAACCGCGTAATTCTTTTGGCAACTTTTTGGAATGGAGTCCAATGAATTAAAACTAATAACTCTCCCAATGAAAACAATAGGGTTACCTGCAGTAAGCTATTTTTTATGAAAGCTGTATTGAAGCAGGAATAGAAAAGACGCCCTCCGAACATTTTCTCATAGAATATGGCACGCACATCTCCAGTCACCTGTTAAATTATCATTTCATGCCTTAGATATCAaccacaacaaaaataaaaggttCATCATTTTCTTGAAGCACATTTCACATGAGAATTCTTACTGACCAAATTACACAATACCACATAAACATTGCATactgaaaattattttatttctggaTGGGAAGTGTTTCTATCCCGCATGGCTGTTTCAGACAGCGAGCAATAAATCCAatcttcttcaatataatttctgACAGCCTCGTTGTTATGAACTCTGACTCTGTTACAGAACAACAtgggaaaaagagagaaattttggTGAATGTACTTCTAACAACTTACCCGTATAGGTTTATCGAAATAATAGTCAAGGCAGGTCTTTTTGTAAAGCATGGGACTCTCAGTGTCCATTTGAACTACAACATGTGGTTCTTCTAGCGCTGACTTTGTCCCTTGTCCATCATCTTCAACAAACGAGATATAGTATCTTGGGCTGTTATTTCTCTGATATCCTTTCTTAATTGGTCTGCAGCAACCCTTGGAAACTTCCACTGATGGACGGTATAGGTGATCAGGAATCTGTGAAAAAAGGGTTAATCTTCCTTTAGAGTGGAAGGACAATAGAATCATAGAATCCCCGAACTAACAATTAGATAACATCAGAACTGAGGTGCAAAGGTAAAAAATTCTGGTGACAAACAAATAGCACATCCTAGACGTGAGAATCCATACTCAAGCAATGTTTTGAACTCAAGTTCAACTTGGGTCATTCTACGGACTTACCTTTTGCAACTCTGATACCACGAAAAAGACAGAGGCAGTATCAACTATGTCATAAAGTCGAATTCGCCGCAATTCTCTGCTACATACTGGAGGCAAGTTCACTTCAGGAGGGACATTACCAACTAACCTGGGAAAACCAAGTACATTGGCCCAGTAACCCACATAACGGCGTTGACTTGGTATTGATACCTGCAATGCATGAagaataattatttaatttaggaATACCATGAGAAACATAAAGAACGAAAAGAGACTGAGAGTGTAACTTTTCATGCATTTCATTCTAATGAGATTGACGTGGTTTCTAGAAAGCAGCCAAATAAGCAGATAGTGCATTCAGTCATCTCTTGTTGCATTGACATCAAATTTCAAAGTGAACTAACTGTACCTTGTTTAAATTACTTCTTTAGATTCCAAAATTTTTCTGGTTTCTTCCAATTTATTCCCGACAGACATTTTCATAAACACTTCATTAATCTATTCAAATGGCAAGCAGCAAAGATGCATTCATTATCATCTATTGTCACAATGTCGTCACTTTCTAAAATCTTATTCGCATGCCTAAAGTCACATACCCCTTCATTGTTGGTGGTTCGTTTAAGTGCATATAACTGGAGTGCCTCCTCCGCCAACATACCAGAGTAAACAAGGTAGGCACACACCATCAAGCCTGTACGACCTTTCCCTGCCTGCAAAATTCAAGTGACAAGCTAACAAATAAAGCGAAAATATGGattataaaggaaaaaaaggaaTTCAATATGTTACCTAAGCCCAACACAGCAAGAAAGATGGAATtgcagaaattttaaaaaaaaaattgttttcttttctattttgttACTCATGAAGATATCCAAATTCAGCTCTCACATTCATTATGAATACTTAGGAAATTGTAAAGATGGCTCATAAAGGAATCTTTCTCAAACAATAAATCAGGTAGAGTAAGTTATACCATGCAATGTATAACTGCAATATTTTTTGGGTCAAGTGATAACCATGAATGCACGCTCTCACAAAAAAGTTTGATGATTTGAAGAGGAGGGACGTGGTTATCATCAAAA
Protein-coding regions in this window:
- the LOC120017161 gene encoding caffeic acid 3-O-methyltransferase-like isoform X1, which produces MENSAEGQAFKGGSKEQELFSYAMQLANSSALPMALKTAIELDIFEIMSKAGEGAKLSPSEIASQMPTKNPDAPLMLDKILMLLATHSVFTCSVVNDDDHGSSPQRLYSLTPVAKFFVCNEDGVSLGPLTSLIQGKVFLDTWSQLKGAILEGGIPFNRVHGTNSFEYAGKDLEFNQMFNTAMFNETTIVVKNILEFYKGFEQLKKLVDVGGGLGVNLSLITSKYPSIHGINFDLPHVIKHAPSYPGVEQVGGDMFESVPKGDAIFMKLILHDWSDDHCLKLLKNCYNAIPDDGKLIVVDTILPAVPNTSTEVKAVSQMDVIMMTVNPGGKERTRQEFTALATRAGFSGIRFECFVCNFWVMEFYK
- the LOC120017162 gene encoding caffeic acid 3-O-methyltransferase-like; translation: MANGVEDEHFSYAMELVNSSVLPMALYAAIELEVFEILAKAGKGARLSSSEIAKQMPTKNPDAPMMIERILNLLASHSVVACYVDDDGHGSGSGLFRRLYGLTPVTKYFVKNEDGVSLGRLMALIQDKVFLESWSQLKDAVLEGGIPFNRVHGMHAFDYPGKDSRFNQVFNTAMVNHTTIVVKQILEKYEGFEKLNKVVDVGGGLGVTLSLITSKYPSIAGINFDLPHVIQHAPSYPGVEHVGGDMFESVPKGDAIFLKWILHDWSDEHCLKLLKNCYNAIPDDGKVIVVEAILPIILETSFTVRATSALDVLMMTQNPGGKERNQTEIIELATGAGFKGVGFACFVCNFWVLEFFK
- the LOC120017160 gene encoding phosphatidylinositol 3,4,5-trisphosphate 3-phosphatase and protein-tyrosine-phosphatase PTEN1-like encodes the protein MGLKFSKQGPGKAGRASLLHDQLSLVKYLTQSSYIRTWVSKHWRRMLVGGYDLDMSYITDRLLAMSFPSERVRAMYRNPLWQVKSVLDMRHQVHYKIFNLCIEESYDPSHFHGRVERYPFDDNHVPPLQIIKLFCESVHSWLSLDPKNIAVIHCMAGKGRTGLMVCAYLVYSGMLAEEALQLYALKRTTNNEGVSIPSQRRYVGYWANVLGFPRLVGNVPPEVNLPPVCSRELRRIRLYDIVDTASVFFVVSELQKIPDHLYRPSVEVSKGCCRPIKKGYQRNNSPRYYISFVEDDGQGTKSALEEPHVVVQMDTESPMLYKKTCLDYYFDKPIRVTGDVRAIFYEKMFGGRLFYSCFNTAFIKNSLLQLSLRDLDKVGNKGRAICGSEFCLELLFGPANPSGSLVPDDDNSNDELF
- the LOC120017161 gene encoding caffeic acid 3-O-methyltransferase-like isoform X2; this translates as MENSAEGQAFKGGSKEQELFSYAMQLANSSALPMALKTAIELDIFEIMSKAGEGAKLSPSEIASQMPTKNPDAPLMLDKILMLLATHSVFTCSVVNDDDHGSSPQRLYSLTPVAKFFVCNEDGVSLGPLTSLIQGKVFLDTWSQLKGAILEGGIPFNRVHGTNSFEYAGKDLEFNQMFNTAMFNETTIVVKNILEFYKGFEQLKKLVDVGGGLGVNLSLITSKYPSIHGVEQVGGDMFESVPKGDAIFMKLILHDWSDDHCLKLLKNCYNAIPDDGKLIVVDTILPAVPNTSTEVKAVSQMDVIMMTVNPGGKERTRQEFTALATRAGFSGIRFECFVCNFWVMEFYK